From one Solanum stenotomum isolate F172 chromosome 12, ASM1918654v1, whole genome shotgun sequence genomic stretch:
- the LOC125846482 gene encoding pentatricopeptide repeat-containing protein At1g06143, whose translation MTPFLSILISLQTRGYTIIRETTAGISMLTKNSILSIVNQLKVCSSRKQLESLYSLMLKNGATKDCFLMNQFIATCSALNNPDFASFAFSQMENPNVFVYNALIRTFVHCHNPHKALLLFIDMLRTQNIPSSYTFSSVVKGCTLTCGLRLGECIHGQIWEYGFGTHVFVQTGLIDFYSNLGRVDLARLVFDEMSERDNFAWAAMVSAHARAGDLGSARKLFDEIPEKITVACNAMINGYAKTGDVESAELLFKEMSRKDLIAWTTMINCYSQNRKYGLAIEVFYDMKSNFITPDEVTMTTVISACAHLGVLDQGKEMHLYVMQKGFDLGVHIGSALIDMYAKCGSLERSLLVFYKLREKNLFCWNSVIDGLAVHGYAEEALALFSRMEKEKVKPNGITFVSVLTACTHAGLVEKSRKNFLSMTQDYGIVPEMEHYGCMVDLLCKAGLLEEALQIIRSMRVEPNAVIWGALLGGCKLQKNLEIAQVAVKKLSVLEPNNSGYYTLLVNMYANANRWSEVARIRAFLRELGVGKEQPGSSWIELEKKIHQFAACDNYHHSSQEIYSLLDGLDGQLKLAGQVQELEFVL comes from the coding sequence ATGACACCTTTTCTAAGTATACTCATTTCTCTACAGACCAGAGGTTATACAATTATACGGGAAACTACAGCAGGAATATCAATGTTAACAAAGAACAGTATCCTTTCTATTGTGAACCAACTGAAAGTATGTTCAAGTAGAAAGCAGCTGGAATCCCTTTACTCTTTGATGCTAAAGAATGGTGCAACCAAAGACTGTTTCTTGATGAACCAGTTCATTGCTACATGTTCTGCACTTAATAACCCAGATTTTGCATCCTTTGCATTTTCCCAGATGGAAAATCCCAATGTGTTCGTTTACAACGCACTAATAAGAACTTTTGTTCATTGTCACAATCCACATAAAGCATTACTGTTGTTTATAGACATGTTAAGAACTCAAAATATTCCAAGTAGCTATACATTTTCGTCAGTAGTTAAGGGTTGTACATTGACGTGTGGTCTAAGATTAGGGGAATGTATACATGGGCAGATTTGGGAATATGGGTTTGGAACCCATGTTTTTGTTCAAACTGGTCTAATTGATTTTTATTCTAATTTGGGTAGAGTTGATTTAGCGAGATTAGTGTTTGATGAAATGTCTGAAAGAGATAATTTTGCTTGGGCTGCAATGGTTTCAGCCCATGCCCGCGCTGGTGATTTGGGTTCCGCTAGAAAATTATTTGATGAGATACCTGAAAAAATTACTGTTGCTTGTAATGCTATGATCAATGGGTATGCAAAAACAGGGGATGTCGAGTCGGCTGAGCTGTTGTTTAAGGAAATGTCAAGGAAGGATTTGATTGCATGGACGACGATGATTAACTGCTACTCTCAGAACAGGAAGTATGGTCTGGCTATAGAGGTTTTTTATGACATGAAGAGTAACTTCATCACTCCTGATGAAGTAACAATGACAACTGTTATTTCTGCTTGTGCACATCTCGGCGTCCTGGATCAAGGAAAGGAGATGCATCTTTATGTTATGCAAAAAGGTTTTGATCTTGGTGTGCATATCGGGTCTGCATTAATTGACATGTATGCAAAATGTGGGAGTTTGGAGAGATCACTCTTGGtattctataaattgagggagaAAAACCTTTTCTGTTGGAATTCTGTTATTGATGGATTGGCTGTTCATGGTTATGCAGAAGAAGCATTAGCTCTTTTTAGCAGGATGGAGAAAGAAAAGGTAAAGCCTAATGGTATTACCTTCGTCAGTGTTCTTACAGCTTGTACTCATGCAGGGCTTGTTGAGAAGAGTCGAAAGAATTTCCTAAGTATGACTCAAGATTATGGCATCGTTCCTGAAATGGAGCACTACGGGTGCATGGTTGATCTATTGTGTAAAGCCGGTTTGCTAGAGGAAGCACTCCAGATTATAAGAAGCATGAGAGTGGAGCCAAATGCTGTTATTTGGGGTGCTTTACTTGGTGGTTGCAAGCTTCAGAAGAACTTGGAAATTGCTCAAGTTGCAGTCAAAAAGTTGAGCGTTTTGGAGCCAAACAACAGTGGCTATTACACCCTCCTAGTGAATATGTATGCTAATGCAAATAGATGGAGTGAAGTCGCCCGGATCAGAGCATTCTTGAGAGAGCTAGGAGTAGGAAAAGAACAACCAGGTTCCAGTTGGATTGAATTAGAGAAAAAGATCCATCAGTTTGCAGCTTGTGATAATTATCACCATTCTTCACAGGAGATCTATTCCTTACTAGATGGATTAGACGGGCAACTTAAGTTGGCTGGCCAAGTTCAGGAGCTTGAATTTGTTCTCTAA